One Fulvia fulva chromosome 8, complete sequence DNA window includes the following coding sequences:
- a CDS encoding ASTRA-associated protein 1 — protein MAQDNTIQSSEQPPAQPSYVLRGHSAQIHAVHFFRDNTRLVTGDADGFVVIWSTASKRAVAVWKPHSTTIVGLASWNDDKIISHGRDNKLLVWQLPGNAESDCSTILPIDDAEIERKQPWLLHSLRVNAWNFCSFTSIVLKPDGHNDLPAEGILVATPGVQDGHVNVTCLPDEQRIATIPAPQDVKTGMVMAIGLQFQPNGRSMPINELLVIAGYESGLACIWQQEGATRKWNLVYTQKHHSQPILSLNISPSQSCFFTSSADAVVARHTFGNSPTPAKIVQTKHAGQQGLVVRNDEKILATAGWDARVRVYSVKTMKELAVLKWHKEGCYALAFAKVGTGVESSRGEDGKGKSSEVEEGERTVSERRALAARTTHWLAVGSKDGKVSLWEIY, from the coding sequence ATGGCGCAGGACAACACCATCCAAAGCTCAGAGCAACCTCCTGCGCAGCCATCATATGTACTCCGAGGACATTCTGCTCAGATACATGCTGTGCACTTCTTCCGCGACAATACTCGTCTGGTCACTGGAGATGCCGACGGCTTCGTGGTCATATGGAGCACAGCCAGCAAACGCGCCGTGGCAGTGTGGAAACCTCACTCAACCACGATCGTGGGACTGGCAAGCTGGAATGATGACAAGATAATATCGCATGGACGAGACAACAAGCTACTGGTGTGGCAACTGCCGGGAAATGCCGAGTCTGACTGCTCAACGATACTTCCCATCGACGATGCCGAGATCGAGAGGAAACAGCCGTGGTTACTGCACAGTCTTCGAGTCAATGCCTGGAACTTCTGCTCGTTCACATCAATTGTGCTCAAGCCAGATGGACACAATGATCTGCCAGCGGAGGGGATCCTGGTGGCGACTCCGGGCGTGCAAGATGGGCATGTTAATGTTACTTGTCTCCCAGACGAACAGAGAATAGCGACAATTCCCGCTCCGCAGGATGTCAAAACTGGTATGGTCATGGCAATTGGCCTGCAGTTCCAGCCAAACGGAAGGAGCATGCCAATCAACGAACTCCTCGTTATTGCCGGTTACGAATCGGGCCTTGCATGCATATGGCAGCAGGAAGGGGCGACAAGGAAGTGGAATCTCGTATATACGCAGAAGCATCATTCGCAGCCCATCCTATCACTGAACATATCGCCCTCACAGTCATGCTTTTTCACTTCCTCTGCAGATGCTGTGGTCGCCAGGCATACTTTTGGGAACtcaccaacaccggcgaaGATTGTGCAGACGAAGCATGCGGGGCAGCAGGGATTGGTGGTGAGGAATGACGAGAAGATTCTTGCGACTGCTGGATGGGATGCGAGGGTGCGGGTGTATAGCGTGAAGACAATGAAGGAGCTGGCGGTGCTGAAGTGGCATAAGGAGGGATGTTATGCATTGGCATTTGCAAAAGTCGGAACGGGGGTTGAAAGCAGTAGGGGCGAAGATGGTAAAGGCAAGAGCAGCGAAGTGGAGGAAGGTGAACGCACGGTTTCTGAACGAAGAGCTTTGGCCGCGCGGACCACGCATTGGCTGGCGGTAGGGAGCAAGGATGGCAAGGTATCTCTGTGGGAGATATACTGA